One part of the Pseudopipra pipra isolate bDixPip1 chromosome 3, bDixPip1.hap1, whole genome shotgun sequence genome encodes these proteins:
- the FAM110C gene encoding protein FAM110C — protein MCPRSPVRPSTAGSGRGRATAPSSAAPSLFPCLPAGRDWLCPAGGAGGRRGRDTRRPDGAAERGTRPSERGAAASAHQLPGCPPPLSGFVLFLFFFPSLPGTESRIRVPETAMPAELSRAVGMHAISDLHSSLPLRLLNKGPEYLRRQMEAGNPGRKSAVERLAADKAKYVKSQQVISTRQEPVISLSSASESSSETCSVESKAVSRDLGRGKGAKPLELAKAGYSCRAPLQHGPPIARRSTHKRQMRPDSLVIYRQKCEFGRGQSQDSSRGNLVKRIFHGSIKEKQLPSPELPRVMEDTAGTESNEPLSAKDGDHEPSDCAVEQTVPVSTKGPGVCTKEHERPSNLSIPPDEVKEVKRRGLHRSQSDISSRYSKSFAEFDTFFKYCGLEQEVIEDLGRENFSVVSDNVSFKFRSISVATSESDFTRHSGDEGLLEDELTEQVPSSTSVVERNARIIKWLYTCKKAKENNKVIQELA, from the coding sequence ATGTGTCCCCGGAGCCCGGTCCGCCCCAGCACCGCGGGAAGCGGCAGGGGCCGGGCCACTGCCCCCAGCAGCGCGgctccctccctctttccctgccttcctgccgGCCGGGATTGGCTGTgcccggccggcggggcgggcgggaggcgCGGGCGGGACACGCGGCGCCCCGACGGCGCAGCAGAGCGCGGAACTCGGCCCTCGGAGCGCGGAGCAGCTGCCTCTGCGCACCAGCTGCCAGGCTGCCCTCCACCGCTATCTGGTTtcgttttgtttctttttttctttccttccctccctgggaCTGAAAGCAGGATCCGCGTCCCTGAAACTGCTATGCCAGCTGAACTCTCCCGGGCCGTGGGAATGCACGCTATCTCCGACCTGcactcctccctccctctgcgGCTCCTCAACAAGGGGCCCGAGTACCTCCGCAGGCAGATGGAGGCCGGCAACCCGGGCAGGAAAAGTGCCGTGGAGAGACTGGCCGCCGATAAGGCCAAGTACGTAAAGAGCCAGCAGGTCATCAGCACCAGGCAAGAGCCCGTCATCTCGCTCAGCTCAGCCTCGGAGAGCAGCAGCGAGACCTGTTCGGTGGAGAGCAAAGCAGTCAGCAGGGACttgggcagagggaagggcGCGAAGCCCCTGGAGCTGGCCAAGGCGGGGTACTCCTGCCGCGCCCCCTTGCAGCACGGCCCCCCCATCGCCAGGCGCAGCACCCACAAGAGACAGATGCGGCCGGATTCCCTGGTGATTTACCGTCAGAAATGCGAGTTTGGGAGAGGTCAAAGCCAGGACAGCTCGCGGGGGAACTTGGTGAAGAGAATCTTCCATGGGTCCATAAAGGAGAAGCAGTTGCCTTCCCCTGAGTTGCCCAGAGTCATGGAGGACACCGCGGGCACCGAGAGCAATGAGCCCCTCTCGGCAAAAGATGGTGACCATGAGCCAAGCGACTGTGCAGTGGAGCAAACGGTCCCTGTGAGCACCAAAGGCCCAGGGGTATGTACAAAAGAGCATGAGAGACCCTCAAACCTGAGTATACCTCCTGACGAGGTCAAGGAGGTGAAGAGGAGAGGTCTCCATCGGTCCCAGTCAGACATCAGCTCTCGCTACTCTAAGTCCTTCGCTGAGTTTGATACATTTTTCAAGTACTGtggcctggagcaggaggtCATTGAGGACCTTGGAAGAGAGAACTTCTCTGTGGTGTCTGACAATGTCTCCTTCAAGTTCCGCAGCATCAGTGTGGCAACATCTGAGAGTGACTTTACGAGGCACAGTGGGGAtgaggggctgctggaggaTGAACTCACAGAGCAAGTCCCAAGCAGCACCTCTGTGGTCGAGCGAAATGCTCGGATAATCAAATGGTTGTATACGTGTAAGAAAGCCAAGGAGAATAACAAGGTGATCCAGGAACTGGCGTGA